One window from the genome of Hyphomonas neptunium ATCC 15444 encodes:
- a CDS encoding Fe2+-dependent dioxygenase produces the protein MLLHIPEVLNGQELATLRETLAGADWQDGAATAGAQAVRVKQNLQLPAGAPDARPMGELVKAALLRHPLFQSAALPHTVLTPRFNRYEGGGHYGNHVDSAIHADPFLGVSVRTDVSTTVFLNDPEDYDGGELIVEDTYGVHEVKLPAGDAILYPATSLHRVESVTRGTRLASFLWTQSRVRDDARRGMLFQLDMTILSLRGKLADAPEVVALTGHYHNLLRQWADA, from the coding sequence ATGCTCCTGCACATTCCGGAAGTCCTGAACGGGCAGGAGCTGGCCACGCTCCGCGAAACACTTGCTGGCGCAGACTGGCAAGATGGCGCCGCCACCGCCGGCGCGCAAGCCGTCCGTGTGAAGCAGAATCTGCAACTGCCCGCGGGCGCGCCGGATGCCCGGCCGATGGGCGAATTGGTCAAGGCGGCTCTGCTGCGCCATCCGCTGTTCCAGTCTGCCGCCCTGCCCCATACCGTTCTGACGCCCCGGTTTAACCGGTATGAAGGCGGCGGGCATTATGGCAATCATGTGGACAGCGCCATTCATGCCGACCCTTTTCTGGGTGTCAGTGTACGCACTGATGTTTCGACAACCGTGTTCCTGAATGATCCTGAAGACTATGATGGCGGCGAACTGATCGTCGAGGACACGTATGGTGTTCATGAAGTGAAACTTCCGGCGGGCGACGCGATCCTCTACCCTGCCACCAGCCTGCACCGCGTGGAGTCGGTAACGCGGGGCACGCGGCTGGCCTCTTTCCTTTGGACACAAAGCCGCGTGCGCGATGATGCGCGCCGGGGGATGCTGTTCCAACTCGATATGACCATTCTTTCCCTGCGCGGGAAGTTGGCCGACGCGCCCGAAGTGGTCGCTTTGACGGGACATTATCACAACCTTTTGCGCCAATGGGCGGACGCATGA